A segment of the Deltaproteobacteria bacterium genome:
GGAAGCAAGGAAAAATATTTTTATCCTTATTGGTGAATCCGCCGGAGGCGGAGTATCCGCTAAAGGTCCGCCGGAGGCAGACCGGGAAAACAAACCTCTTTTGAAAATCGGTTGACAGGGTTTAATTAATTTTCATCCGGAAACTCAAAATTACCGGATGAAGCTTATTTTCTTTTTACTTCCCTTTTCTCTAACAGGTCAAGAAAATTTTTTATAAATTTGATAAGCTTTCCGTATAACTCCTTCCGTGTCCCGGTGCAGGTTAAATGGTCCCAAATGATCCAGAGGGAAAAAACCGGCCTCTGCGGCATCGCTGCCGGCCTTGACCAACCCGCCGTTAAGCCGACACAAGTAATCCAGGACCACATAATGATAAAGAATTTTCCCTTGCGGGTCAGGCAGTATCCGTTCAAAGACTTCGATAAAGGCCGACACTTCCACCTGCAAACCGGTTTCCTCTTCCACTTCCCGCCGGACGGCCCTTTCAATGGTCTCTCCGAGGTCCACTACCCC
Coding sequences within it:
- a CDS encoding NUDIX domain-containing protein codes for the protein GVVDLGETIERAVRREVEEETGLQVEVSAFIEVFERILPDPQGKILYHYVVLDYLCRLNGGLVKAGSDAAEAGFFPLDHLGPFNLHRDTEGVIRKAYQIYKKFS